A window from Drosophila yakuba strain Tai18E2 chromosome 3L, Prin_Dyak_Tai18E2_2.1, whole genome shotgun sequence encodes these proteins:
- the LOC6532611 gene encoding protein nervous wreck isoform X4: MMQPPPRKGNYVKFLKNLHTEQVAKLQLKNQHECDLLEDIRQFTIKRSAVEKSYSESLLKISSQYLNKKIPNIPDIKMDGMEERWNMWSVWRTVLEENEKLARARLAAIEVFQQQIADEAKVLRDYKLAIAKRSLSGIVNVQKELHLSVGDVDKTKKSYFDEEHCAHDVRDKARDIEEKLKKKKGSFFQSITSLQKNSARVTSRKELLEEKSSGARNDYVLSLAAANAHQNRYFTVDLQTTMTTMENYVFERVAEYLMLMGRTELLTCSATQNSFGKIRDQAQQLTREYNLQCCYLFYPVLKQHIQYDFEACDNDPVRKVTAEHESAAETLTKEAKNLAGRVVKENASIRENAKKLALCQSLRDSGQRTDPNDPNGPDLDTKIEEFRDQIRRSETEKTKAEACLQCLRDGGINVDEWVQEAEIMGVQELTRSASSISMRTDASGQGENPSSDSFYDSDKEETQAQAAAQTKPKQEQQLSRDRTFSDSEDEPEVRPSTAATSSAAAASSSMMASGAGGWDDPTEVNWGAAEEEEDKDEPIVPEPKEAIFKCTALYSYTAQNPDELTIVENEQLEVVGEGDGDGWLRARNYRGEEGYVPHNYLDIDQETAGSAFNDQTVDSMQSPDQVSVIMAPQKRIKSDVEWCIALYDYDATAEDELTFEEGDKIKIITKTAHGVDDGWWEGELDGKFGNFPSLVVEECDEMGEPLSEGGDESPPPTAAPTFALPPAPALPPEYAHELELELTEDMFGSQDTADEDSGYIPNGAAAPSMPPPGQKESQTTAKKVLIQEPGMEDDLSDDGQPPPSLPPPQLAKAGGSAPGGGSKVEKGAAAGGANTLNLGMAQIIVTAATPMVEDGADKSFPPVGESDAQPEEQVSKEPSAKVAKKPDIAPKPLAKVAPQSAPANEGNAGVRPVVSITLTEYPSCDAEDQQSFSEGTDSASVADVPVLQDAEDPFNEKAKGESGGGGSGFEANFEANFDANFDDAFAGNGRGGGGGGGGGEQSNDLDINGEAAGEAGSGSAAGEEDIEAPKQVVGGRASIPEELDSNQLAHYHEHDIYYVDYSHGQL; the protein is encoded by the exons ATGATGCAGCCGCCGCCGCGAAAG GGAAACTATGTGAAGTTCCTCAAGAACTTGCACACGGAGCAGGTGGCCAAGCTGCAGCTGAAGAACCAGCATGAGTGCGACCTCCTGGAGGACATCCGGCAGTTCACCATCAAGCGCTCCGCCGTGGAGAAGTCGTACAGTGAGTCGCTGCTCAAGATCTCGTCGCAGTATCTCAACAAGAAGATACCCAATATACCAGATATTAAGATGGATGGCATGGAGGAGCGCTG GAACATGTGGAGCGTTTGGCGCACTGTGCTCGAGGAGAATGAGAAACTGGCTCGCGCCAGATTGGCCGCTATAGAGGTGTTCCAGCAGCAAATCGCCGATGAGGCCAAGGTACTGCGGGATTACAAGTTGGCCATAGCCAAGCGCTCGCTATCCGGAATTGTCAATGTGCAGAAGGAACTGCACCTGAGCGTGGGTGATGTGGACAAGACCAAGAAATCATACTTTGACGAGGAGCATTGTGCCCACGATGTGCGGGACAAAGCCCGCGACATTGAGGAGAAGCTTAAGAAGAAGAAGGGCTCCTTCTTTCAATCAATCACGTCGCTGCAGAAGAACAGCGCCCGGGTCACATCTCGCAAGGAGCTGCTCGAGGAGAAGTCCTCCGGCGCCCGGAATGACTACGTGCTCAGCCTGGCGGCGGCCAACGCCCATCAGAATCGCTACTTCACCGTCGATCTGCAGACCACGATGACCACCATGGAGAACTATGTCTTCGAGCGGGTTGCCGAGTACCTGATGTTGATGGG CCGCACAGAGCTGTTGACTTGCTCGGCCACGCAGAACAGCTTCGGGAAGATCCGCGACCAGGCGCAGCAGTTGACCCGGGAGTACAACCTGCAGTGCTGCTACCTGTTCTATCCGGTGCTGAAGCAGCACATCCAATACGACTTCGAGGCGTGCGACAACGATCCGGTGCGCAAGGTGACCGCGGAGCACGAGTCCGCCGCCGAGACGCTAACCAAGGAGGCCAAGAATCTGGCCGGCAGAGTGGTCAAGGAGAATGCCTCGATCCGCGAGAATGCCAAGAAGCTGGCGCTGTGCCAATCGCTGCGAGACTCCGGCCAGCGCACCGATCCCAACGATCCAAATGGCCCCGATCTGGACACCAAGATCGAGGAGTTCCGTGATCAAATCCGTCGATCCGAGACGGAGAAGACGAAGGCGGAGGCATGCTTGCAGTGCCTGCGCGATGGCGGCATCAACGTGGACGAGTGGGTGCAGGAGGCCGAGATCATGGGCGTGCAGGAGCTGACGCGTTCGGCCAGTTCCATTTCGATGCGCACCGACGCCTCGGGCCAGGGCGAGAATCCCAGTTCGGATTCCTTCTACGACAGCGACAAGGAGGAGACCCAGGCTCAGGCAGCTGCCCAAACGAAGCccaagcaggagcagcagctatCCAGGGATCGCACCTTCAGCGACAGTGAGGACGAGCCCGAAGTGCGTCCTTCAACGGCGGCAACTTCTTCGGCAGCTGCCGCCTCCTCATCGATGATGGCCAGTGGCGCTGGTGGCTGGGATGATCCCACTGAGGTCAACTGGGGTGCtgccgaggaggaggaggacaagGACGAACCGATTGTCCCGGAGCCCAAGGAGGCGATCTTCAAGTGCACGGCACTCTACAGCTATACG GCCCAGAATCCTGACGAGCTCACCATCGTCGAAAATGAACAGCTCGAGGTGGTTGGCGAGGGCGACGGCGATGGTTGGCTGAGGGCACGCAACTATCGCGGCGAGGAGGGCTATGTGCCGCACAATTATCTGGACATCGACCAGGAGACGGCGGGCAGCGCCTTTAATG ATCAGACAGTGGACTCGATGCAATCGCCCGACCAGGTCTCGGTCATCATGGCGCCCCAGAAGCGTATCAAATCGGACGTGGAGTGGTGCATCGCGCTGTACGACTACGACGCCACCGCCGAGGATGAGCTCACCTTCGAGGAGGGCGACAAGATCAAGATCATCACCAAGACCGCCCACGGCGTGGACGACGGCTGGTGGGAGGGCGAGCTGGATGGCAAGTTCGGCAACTTCCCCTCCCTGGTCGTCGAGGAGTGCGACGAGATGGGCGAACCGCTCAGCGAGGGTGGCGACGAGTCACCTCCGCCCACCGCAGCGCCCACTTTCGCACTGCCCCCCGCTCCGGCCCTGCCGCCAGAGTACGCCCAcgaactggaactggagctcACCGAGGACATGTTCGGTTCTCAGGACACGGCAG ATGAGGATAGCGGCTATATACCCAACGGCGCTGCTGCCCCGAGTATGCCTCCGCCAG GCCAGAAAGAAAGCCAAACCACTGCCAAGAAGG TACTCATCCAAGAGCCTGGCATGGAG GACGATCTCAGTGACGATGGGCAGCCGCCGCCGTCCTTGCCGCCGCCCCAACTAGCGAAGGCGGGCGGATCCGCTCCTGGAGGTGGGAGCAaggtggaaaagggggcggcgGCAGGTGGCGCCAACACGCTGAACTTAGGTATGGCACAAATAATTGTTACCGCTGCAACCCCCATGGTTGAAGACGGTGCCGATAAATCTTTCCCACCAGTAGGCGAGAGCGATGCGCAGCCGGAGGAGCAGGTGTCCAAGGAGCCGTCGGCGAAAGTGGCCAAGAAGCCAGATATTGCGCCCAAGCCACTGGCCAAGGTGGCGCCACAGAGTGCGCCGGCCAATGAAGGTAATGCCGGTGTGAGGCCCGTGGTGAGCATTACACTGACCGAGTATCCATCCTGTGATGCAGAGGACCAACAGTCCTTCTCGGAGGGCACCGATTCGGCTTCGGTGGCCGATGTGCCCGTACTGCAGGATGCGGAGGATCCATTCAACGAGAAGGCCAAGGGAGAGTCTGGCGGCGGCGGATCGGGATTTGAGGCCAACTTTGAGGCCAACTTCGATGCGAACTTTGATGACGCCTTTGCTGGAAACGGAAGAGGTgggggcggtggcggtggaggtggGGAGCAGTCCAACGACTTGGACATCAACGGAGAGgcagcaggagaagcaggaTCTGGATCAGCGGCTGGCGAGGAGGATATTGAGGCACCCAAACAGGTGGTCGGTGGGCGAGCTAGCATACCCGAGGAATTGGACTCAAATCAATTG GCACACTACCATGAGCATGATATATACTATGTAGACTATAGCCACGGACAGTTATAG
- the LOC6532611 gene encoding protein nervous wreck isoform X1 produces MMQPPPRKGNYVKFLKNLHTEQVAKLQLKNQHECDLLEDIRQFTIKRSAVEKSYSESLLKISSQYLNKKIPNIPDIKMDGMEERWNMWSVWRTVLEENEKLARARLAAIEVFQQQIADEAKVLRDYKLAIAKRSLSGIVNVQKELHLSVGDVDKTKKSYFDEEHCAHDVRDKARDIEEKLKKKKGSFFQSITSLQKNSARVTSRKELLEEKSSGARNDYVLSLAAANAHQNRYFTVDLQTTMTTMENYVFERVAEYLMLMGRTELLTCSATQNSFGKIRDQAQQLTREYNLQCCYLFYPVLKQHIQYDFEACDNDPVRKVTAEHESAAETLTKEAKNLAGRVVKENASIRENAKKLALCQSLRDSGQRTDPNDPNGPDLDTKIEEFRDQIRRSETEKTKAEACLQCLRDGGINVDEWVQEAEIMGVQELTRSASSISMRTDASGQGENPSSDSFYDSDKEETQAQAAAQTKPKQEQQLSRDRTFSDSEDEPEVRPSTAATSSAAAASSSMMASGAGGWDDPTEVNWGAAEEEEDKDEPIVPEPKEAIFKCTALYSYTAQNPDELTIVENEQLEVVGEGDGDGWLRARNYRGEEGYVPHNYLDIDQETAGSAFNGTSGNQLRSQISFSSVDYTVDNEDQTVDSMQSPDQVSVIMAPQKRIKSDVEWCIALYDYDATAEDELTFEEGDKIKIITKTAHGVDDGWWEGELDGKFGNFPSLVVEECDEMGEPLSEGGDESPPPTAAPTFALPPAPALPPEYAHELELELTEDMFGSQDTADEDSGYIPNGAAAPSMPPPGQKESQTTAKKVLIQEPGMEDDLSDDGQPPPSLPPPQLAKAGGSAPGGGSKVEKGAAAGGANTLNLGMAQIIVTAATPMVEDGADKSFPPVGESDAQPEEQVSKEPSAKVAKKPDIAPKPLAKVAPQSAPANEGNAGVRPVVSITLTEYPSCDAEDQQSFSEGTDSASVADVPVLQDAEDPFNEKAKGESGGGGSGFEANFEANFDANFDDAFAGNGRGGGGGGGGGEQSNDLDINGEAAGEAGSGSAAGEEDIEAPKQVVGGRASIPEELDSNQLAHYHEHDIYYVDYSHGQL; encoded by the exons ATGATGCAGCCGCCGCCGCGAAAG GGAAACTATGTGAAGTTCCTCAAGAACTTGCACACGGAGCAGGTGGCCAAGCTGCAGCTGAAGAACCAGCATGAGTGCGACCTCCTGGAGGACATCCGGCAGTTCACCATCAAGCGCTCCGCCGTGGAGAAGTCGTACAGTGAGTCGCTGCTCAAGATCTCGTCGCAGTATCTCAACAAGAAGATACCCAATATACCAGATATTAAGATGGATGGCATGGAGGAGCGCTG GAACATGTGGAGCGTTTGGCGCACTGTGCTCGAGGAGAATGAGAAACTGGCTCGCGCCAGATTGGCCGCTATAGAGGTGTTCCAGCAGCAAATCGCCGATGAGGCCAAGGTACTGCGGGATTACAAGTTGGCCATAGCCAAGCGCTCGCTATCCGGAATTGTCAATGTGCAGAAGGAACTGCACCTGAGCGTGGGTGATGTGGACAAGACCAAGAAATCATACTTTGACGAGGAGCATTGTGCCCACGATGTGCGGGACAAAGCCCGCGACATTGAGGAGAAGCTTAAGAAGAAGAAGGGCTCCTTCTTTCAATCAATCACGTCGCTGCAGAAGAACAGCGCCCGGGTCACATCTCGCAAGGAGCTGCTCGAGGAGAAGTCCTCCGGCGCCCGGAATGACTACGTGCTCAGCCTGGCGGCGGCCAACGCCCATCAGAATCGCTACTTCACCGTCGATCTGCAGACCACGATGACCACCATGGAGAACTATGTCTTCGAGCGGGTTGCCGAGTACCTGATGTTGATGGG CCGCACAGAGCTGTTGACTTGCTCGGCCACGCAGAACAGCTTCGGGAAGATCCGCGACCAGGCGCAGCAGTTGACCCGGGAGTACAACCTGCAGTGCTGCTACCTGTTCTATCCGGTGCTGAAGCAGCACATCCAATACGACTTCGAGGCGTGCGACAACGATCCGGTGCGCAAGGTGACCGCGGAGCACGAGTCCGCCGCCGAGACGCTAACCAAGGAGGCCAAGAATCTGGCCGGCAGAGTGGTCAAGGAGAATGCCTCGATCCGCGAGAATGCCAAGAAGCTGGCGCTGTGCCAATCGCTGCGAGACTCCGGCCAGCGCACCGATCCCAACGATCCAAATGGCCCCGATCTGGACACCAAGATCGAGGAGTTCCGTGATCAAATCCGTCGATCCGAGACGGAGAAGACGAAGGCGGAGGCATGCTTGCAGTGCCTGCGCGATGGCGGCATCAACGTGGACGAGTGGGTGCAGGAGGCCGAGATCATGGGCGTGCAGGAGCTGACGCGTTCGGCCAGTTCCATTTCGATGCGCACCGACGCCTCGGGCCAGGGCGAGAATCCCAGTTCGGATTCCTTCTACGACAGCGACAAGGAGGAGACCCAGGCTCAGGCAGCTGCCCAAACGAAGCccaagcaggagcagcagctatCCAGGGATCGCACCTTCAGCGACAGTGAGGACGAGCCCGAAGTGCGTCCTTCAACGGCGGCAACTTCTTCGGCAGCTGCCGCCTCCTCATCGATGATGGCCAGTGGCGCTGGTGGCTGGGATGATCCCACTGAGGTCAACTGGGGTGCtgccgaggaggaggaggacaagGACGAACCGATTGTCCCGGAGCCCAAGGAGGCGATCTTCAAGTGCACGGCACTCTACAGCTATACG GCCCAGAATCCTGACGAGCTCACCATCGTCGAAAATGAACAGCTCGAGGTGGTTGGCGAGGGCGACGGCGATGGTTGGCTGAGGGCACGCAACTATCGCGGCGAGGAGGGCTATGTGCCGCACAATTATCTGGACATCGACCAGGAGACGGCGGGCAGCGCCTTTAATGGTACTTCAGGCAATCAATTGCGCTCACAAATCTCATTCTCATCTGTCGATTATACCGTTGACAATGAAGATCAGACAGTGGACTCGATGCAATCGCCCGACCAGGTCTCGGTCATCATGGCGCCCCAGAAGCGTATCAAATCGGACGTGGAGTGGTGCATCGCGCTGTACGACTACGACGCCACCGCCGAGGATGAGCTCACCTTCGAGGAGGGCGACAAGATCAAGATCATCACCAAGACCGCCCACGGCGTGGACGACGGCTGGTGGGAGGGCGAGCTGGATGGCAAGTTCGGCAACTTCCCCTCCCTGGTCGTCGAGGAGTGCGACGAGATGGGCGAACCGCTCAGCGAGGGTGGCGACGAGTCACCTCCGCCCACCGCAGCGCCCACTTTCGCACTGCCCCCCGCTCCGGCCCTGCCGCCAGAGTACGCCCAcgaactggaactggagctcACCGAGGACATGTTCGGTTCTCAGGACACGGCAG ATGAGGATAGCGGCTATATACCCAACGGCGCTGCTGCCCCGAGTATGCCTCCGCCAG GCCAGAAAGAAAGCCAAACCACTGCCAAGAAGG TACTCATCCAAGAGCCTGGCATGGAG GACGATCTCAGTGACGATGGGCAGCCGCCGCCGTCCTTGCCGCCGCCCCAACTAGCGAAGGCGGGCGGATCCGCTCCTGGAGGTGGGAGCAaggtggaaaagggggcggcgGCAGGTGGCGCCAACACGCTGAACTTAGGTATGGCACAAATAATTGTTACCGCTGCAACCCCCATGGTTGAAGACGGTGCCGATAAATCTTTCCCACCAGTAGGCGAGAGCGATGCGCAGCCGGAGGAGCAGGTGTCCAAGGAGCCGTCGGCGAAAGTGGCCAAGAAGCCAGATATTGCGCCCAAGCCACTGGCCAAGGTGGCGCCACAGAGTGCGCCGGCCAATGAAGGTAATGCCGGTGTGAGGCCCGTGGTGAGCATTACACTGACCGAGTATCCATCCTGTGATGCAGAGGACCAACAGTCCTTCTCGGAGGGCACCGATTCGGCTTCGGTGGCCGATGTGCCCGTACTGCAGGATGCGGAGGATCCATTCAACGAGAAGGCCAAGGGAGAGTCTGGCGGCGGCGGATCGGGATTTGAGGCCAACTTTGAGGCCAACTTCGATGCGAACTTTGATGACGCCTTTGCTGGAAACGGAAGAGGTgggggcggtggcggtggaggtggGGAGCAGTCCAACGACTTGGACATCAACGGAGAGgcagcaggagaagcaggaTCTGGATCAGCGGCTGGCGAGGAGGATATTGAGGCACCCAAACAGGTGGTCGGTGGGCGAGCTAGCATACCCGAGGAATTGGACTCAAATCAATTG GCACACTACCATGAGCATGATATATACTATGTAGACTATAGCCACGGACAGTTATAG
- the LOC6532611 gene encoding protein nervous wreck isoform X2, with amino-acid sequence MMQPPPRKGNYVKFLKNLHTEQVAKLQLKNQHECDLLEDIRQFTIKRSAVEKSYSESLLKISSQYLNKKIPNIPDIKMDGMEERWNMWSVWRTVLEENEKLARARLAAIEVFQQQIADEAKVLRDYKLAIAKRSLSGIVNVQKELHLSVGDVDKTKKSYFDEEHCAHDVRDKARDIEEKLKKKKGSFFQSITSLQKNSARVTSRKELLEEKSSGARNDYVLSLAAANAHQNRYFTVDLQTTMTTMENYVFERVAEYLMLMGRTELLTCSATQNSFGKIRDQAQQLTREYNLQCCYLFYPVLKQHIQYDFEACDNDPVRKVTAEHESAAETLTKEAKNLAGRVVKENASIRENAKKLALCQSLRDSGQRTDPNDPNGPDLDTKIEEFRDQIRRSETEKTKAEACLQCLRDGGINVDEWVQEAEIMGVQELTRSASSISMRTDASGQGENPSSDSFYDSDKEETQAQAAAQTKPKQEQQLSRDRTFSDSEDEPEVRPSTAATSSAAAASSSMMASGAGGWDDPTEVNWGAAEEEEDKDEPIVPEPKEAIFKCTALYSYTAQNPDELTIVENEQLEVVGEGDGDGWLRARNYRGEEGYVPHNYLDIDQETAGSAFNGTSGNQLRSQISFSSVDYTVDNEDQTVDSMQSPDQVSVIMAPQKRIKSDVEWCIALYDYDATAEDELTFEEGDKIKIITKTAHGVDDGWWEGELDGKFGNFPSLVVEECDEMGEPLSEGGDESPPPTAAPTFALPPAPALPPEYAHELELELTEDMFGSQDTADEDSGYIPNGAAAPSMPPPVLIQEPGMEDDLSDDGQPPPSLPPPQLAKAGGSAPGGGSKVEKGAAAGGANTLNLGMAQIIVTAATPMVEDGADKSFPPVGESDAQPEEQVSKEPSAKVAKKPDIAPKPLAKVAPQSAPANEGNAGVRPVVSITLTEYPSCDAEDQQSFSEGTDSASVADVPVLQDAEDPFNEKAKGESGGGGSGFEANFEANFDANFDDAFAGNGRGGGGGGGGGEQSNDLDINGEAAGEAGSGSAAGEEDIEAPKQVVGGRASIPEELDSNQLAHYHEHDIYYVDYSHGQL; translated from the exons ATGATGCAGCCGCCGCCGCGAAAG GGAAACTATGTGAAGTTCCTCAAGAACTTGCACACGGAGCAGGTGGCCAAGCTGCAGCTGAAGAACCAGCATGAGTGCGACCTCCTGGAGGACATCCGGCAGTTCACCATCAAGCGCTCCGCCGTGGAGAAGTCGTACAGTGAGTCGCTGCTCAAGATCTCGTCGCAGTATCTCAACAAGAAGATACCCAATATACCAGATATTAAGATGGATGGCATGGAGGAGCGCTG GAACATGTGGAGCGTTTGGCGCACTGTGCTCGAGGAGAATGAGAAACTGGCTCGCGCCAGATTGGCCGCTATAGAGGTGTTCCAGCAGCAAATCGCCGATGAGGCCAAGGTACTGCGGGATTACAAGTTGGCCATAGCCAAGCGCTCGCTATCCGGAATTGTCAATGTGCAGAAGGAACTGCACCTGAGCGTGGGTGATGTGGACAAGACCAAGAAATCATACTTTGACGAGGAGCATTGTGCCCACGATGTGCGGGACAAAGCCCGCGACATTGAGGAGAAGCTTAAGAAGAAGAAGGGCTCCTTCTTTCAATCAATCACGTCGCTGCAGAAGAACAGCGCCCGGGTCACATCTCGCAAGGAGCTGCTCGAGGAGAAGTCCTCCGGCGCCCGGAATGACTACGTGCTCAGCCTGGCGGCGGCCAACGCCCATCAGAATCGCTACTTCACCGTCGATCTGCAGACCACGATGACCACCATGGAGAACTATGTCTTCGAGCGGGTTGCCGAGTACCTGATGTTGATGGG CCGCACAGAGCTGTTGACTTGCTCGGCCACGCAGAACAGCTTCGGGAAGATCCGCGACCAGGCGCAGCAGTTGACCCGGGAGTACAACCTGCAGTGCTGCTACCTGTTCTATCCGGTGCTGAAGCAGCACATCCAATACGACTTCGAGGCGTGCGACAACGATCCGGTGCGCAAGGTGACCGCGGAGCACGAGTCCGCCGCCGAGACGCTAACCAAGGAGGCCAAGAATCTGGCCGGCAGAGTGGTCAAGGAGAATGCCTCGATCCGCGAGAATGCCAAGAAGCTGGCGCTGTGCCAATCGCTGCGAGACTCCGGCCAGCGCACCGATCCCAACGATCCAAATGGCCCCGATCTGGACACCAAGATCGAGGAGTTCCGTGATCAAATCCGTCGATCCGAGACGGAGAAGACGAAGGCGGAGGCATGCTTGCAGTGCCTGCGCGATGGCGGCATCAACGTGGACGAGTGGGTGCAGGAGGCCGAGATCATGGGCGTGCAGGAGCTGACGCGTTCGGCCAGTTCCATTTCGATGCGCACCGACGCCTCGGGCCAGGGCGAGAATCCCAGTTCGGATTCCTTCTACGACAGCGACAAGGAGGAGACCCAGGCTCAGGCAGCTGCCCAAACGAAGCccaagcaggagcagcagctatCCAGGGATCGCACCTTCAGCGACAGTGAGGACGAGCCCGAAGTGCGTCCTTCAACGGCGGCAACTTCTTCGGCAGCTGCCGCCTCCTCATCGATGATGGCCAGTGGCGCTGGTGGCTGGGATGATCCCACTGAGGTCAACTGGGGTGCtgccgaggaggaggaggacaagGACGAACCGATTGTCCCGGAGCCCAAGGAGGCGATCTTCAAGTGCACGGCACTCTACAGCTATACG GCCCAGAATCCTGACGAGCTCACCATCGTCGAAAATGAACAGCTCGAGGTGGTTGGCGAGGGCGACGGCGATGGTTGGCTGAGGGCACGCAACTATCGCGGCGAGGAGGGCTATGTGCCGCACAATTATCTGGACATCGACCAGGAGACGGCGGGCAGCGCCTTTAATGGTACTTCAGGCAATCAATTGCGCTCACAAATCTCATTCTCATCTGTCGATTATACCGTTGACAATGAAGATCAGACAGTGGACTCGATGCAATCGCCCGACCAGGTCTCGGTCATCATGGCGCCCCAGAAGCGTATCAAATCGGACGTGGAGTGGTGCATCGCGCTGTACGACTACGACGCCACCGCCGAGGATGAGCTCACCTTCGAGGAGGGCGACAAGATCAAGATCATCACCAAGACCGCCCACGGCGTGGACGACGGCTGGTGGGAGGGCGAGCTGGATGGCAAGTTCGGCAACTTCCCCTCCCTGGTCGTCGAGGAGTGCGACGAGATGGGCGAACCGCTCAGCGAGGGTGGCGACGAGTCACCTCCGCCCACCGCAGCGCCCACTTTCGCACTGCCCCCCGCTCCGGCCCTGCCGCCAGAGTACGCCCAcgaactggaactggagctcACCGAGGACATGTTCGGTTCTCAGGACACGGCAG ATGAGGATAGCGGCTATATACCCAACGGCGCTGCTGCCCCGAGTATGCCTCCGCCAG TACTCATCCAAGAGCCTGGCATGGAG GACGATCTCAGTGACGATGGGCAGCCGCCGCCGTCCTTGCCGCCGCCCCAACTAGCGAAGGCGGGCGGATCCGCTCCTGGAGGTGGGAGCAaggtggaaaagggggcggcgGCAGGTGGCGCCAACACGCTGAACTTAGGTATGGCACAAATAATTGTTACCGCTGCAACCCCCATGGTTGAAGACGGTGCCGATAAATCTTTCCCACCAGTAGGCGAGAGCGATGCGCAGCCGGAGGAGCAGGTGTCCAAGGAGCCGTCGGCGAAAGTGGCCAAGAAGCCAGATATTGCGCCCAAGCCACTGGCCAAGGTGGCGCCACAGAGTGCGCCGGCCAATGAAGGTAATGCCGGTGTGAGGCCCGTGGTGAGCATTACACTGACCGAGTATCCATCCTGTGATGCAGAGGACCAACAGTCCTTCTCGGAGGGCACCGATTCGGCTTCGGTGGCCGATGTGCCCGTACTGCAGGATGCGGAGGATCCATTCAACGAGAAGGCCAAGGGAGAGTCTGGCGGCGGCGGATCGGGATTTGAGGCCAACTTTGAGGCCAACTTCGATGCGAACTTTGATGACGCCTTTGCTGGAAACGGAAGAGGTgggggcggtggcggtggaggtggGGAGCAGTCCAACGACTTGGACATCAACGGAGAGgcagcaggagaagcaggaTCTGGATCAGCGGCTGGCGAGGAGGATATTGAGGCACCCAAACAGGTGGTCGGTGGGCGAGCTAGCATACCCGAGGAATTGGACTCAAATCAATTG GCACACTACCATGAGCATGATATATACTATGTAGACTATAGCCACGGACAGTTATAG